Proteins from a genomic interval of Polaribacter sejongensis:
- a CDS encoding TrmH family RNA methyltransferase — protein sequence MSISKNQFKLITSLSQKKYRQKHKLFIAEGIKVVQEILNSSFELETLFCTDDFSSDVLEEKIVRVSEADLKKISNLKTPNKALGIFKIPDEKPNSNNGLTVALDAINDPGNLGTIIRLCDWFGVAELICSKDTVDCYNQKVVQASMGSLTRISIRYVDLTEYLSETQKPTFIADMDGKNVYKTSLPKEGVLIMGNEANGVSDTIKKLITHKISIPRFGDIQETESLNVATATAILLSEFKRSC from the coding sequence ATGAGTATCTCAAAAAATCAATTTAAATTAATAACAAGTTTATCTCAAAAAAAGTATAGACAAAAGCATAAATTATTTATAGCGGAAGGTATAAAAGTTGTGCAAGAAATCTTAAATTCTTCATTTGAACTTGAAACACTTTTTTGTACGGATGATTTTTCTTCGGATGTTTTAGAAGAAAAAATAGTTCGTGTTTCTGAAGCTGATTTGAAGAAAATCAGCAATTTAAAAACACCAAATAAGGCTTTAGGTATATTTAAAATACCTGACGAAAAACCTAATTCAAATAATGGCTTAACGGTGGCTTTAGATGCTATTAATGATCCAGGGAATTTAGGTACTATTATTCGTTTATGCGATTGGTTTGGTGTAGCTGAATTAATTTGCTCTAAAGATACTGTAGACTGTTATAATCAAAAAGTAGTGCAAGCAAGTATGGGGTCTTTAACTAGAATATCTATTCGTTATGTAGATTTAACTGAATATTTGTCTGAAACCCAAAAACCAACTTTTATAGCAGATATGGATGGTAAAAATGTGTACAAAACAAGTTTGCCAAAAGAAGGGGTTTTAATAATGGGAAATGAAGCAAATGGTGTTTCAGATACCATTAAAAAACTTATTACTCATAAAATTTCTATTCCAAGATTTGGAGATATTCAAGAAACTGAAAGTTTAAATGTAGCCACTGCAACAGCCATTCTATTGAGTGAATTTAAAAGAAGTTGTTAG